One segment of Meriones unguiculatus strain TT.TT164.6M chromosome 3, Bangor_MerUng_6.1, whole genome shotgun sequence DNA contains the following:
- the Pik3cd gene encoding phosphatidylinositol 4,5-bisphosphate 3-kinase catalytic subunit delta isoform isoform X4: MPPGVDCPMEFWTKEESQSVAVDFLLPTGVYLNFQVSRNANLSTIKQVLWHRAQYEPLFHMLSDPEAYVFTCVNQTAEQQELEDEQRRLCDIQPFLPVLRLVAREGDRVKKLVNSQISLLIGKGLHEFDSLRDPEVNDFRTKMRQFCEEAAAHRQQLGWEEWLQYSFPLQLEPSARSWRAGMLRVTNRALLVNVKFEGSEDSFTLQVSTQDMPLALMACALRKKATVFRQPLVEQPEDYALQVNGRHEYLYGSYPLCQFQYICSCLHSGLTPHLTMVHSSSILAMRDEQSNPAPQVQKPRAKPPPIPAKKPSSVSLWSLEQPFSIELIQGSKVNADERMKLVVQAGLFHGNEMLCKTVSSSEVSVSSEPVWKQRLEFDISICDLPRMARLCFALYAVVEKAKKKSTKKKSKKADCPIAWANLMLFDYKDQLKTGERRLYMWPSVPDDKGELLNPAGTVRSNPNTESAAALVIFLPEVAAHPVYFPALEKILELGRHGERGRITEEELQLREILERRGSGELYEHEKDLMWKMRHEVQEHFPEALARLLLVTKWNKHEDVAQMLYLLCSWPELPVLSALELLDFSFPDSYVGSFAIKSLRKLTDGELLQYLLQLVQVLKYESYLDCELTKFLLDRALANRKIGHFLFWHLRSEMHVPSVALRFGLIMEAYCRGSTHHMKVLMKQGEALSKLKSLNDFVKVSSQKTTKPQAKELMHICMRQETYMEALSHLQSPLDPSTLLEEVCVEQCTFMDSKMKPLWIMYSSEEAGSAGSVGIIFKNGDDLRQDMLTLQMIQLMDVLWKQEGLDLRMTPYGCLPTGDRTGLIEVVLHSDTIANIQLNKSNMAATAAFNKDALLNWLKSKNPGEALDRAIEEFTLSCAGYCVATYVLGIGDRHSDNIMIRESGQLFHIDFGHFLGNFKTKFGINRERVPFILTYDFVHVIQQGKTNNSEKFERFRGYCERAYTILRRHGLLFLHLFALMRAAGLPELSCSKDIQYLKDSLALGKTEEEALKHFRVKFNEALRESWKTKVNWLAHNVSKDNRQ; the protein is encoded by the exons GTGCTGTGGCACCGTGCCCAGTACGAGCCGCTCTTCCACATGCTCAGTGACCCCGAGGCTTACGTGTTCACCTGCGTGAACCAGACAGCGGAGCAGCAGGAGTTGGAGGATGAGCAGCGGAGGCTGTGTGATATCCAGCCCTTCCTGCCCGTGCTGCGCCTGGTGGCTCGAGAGGGTGACCGCGTGAAGAAGCTGGTCAACTCTCAGATCAGCCTCCTCATCGGCAAAG GTCTCCACGAGTTTGATTCCCTGCGGGACCCGGAAGTGAATGACTTCCGCACTAAGATGCGCCAGTTCTGTGAAGAGGCCGCGGCTCACCGCCAGCAGCTGGGCTGGGAGGAATGGCTGCAGTATAGCTTCCCCCTGCAGCTGGAGCCCTCAGCGAGGAGCTGGCGGGCGGGCATGCTGCGCGTCACCAACCGAGCCCTGCTGGTTAACGTGAAATTCGAGGGTAGTGAG GACAGCTTCACCTTACAGGTATCCACCCAGGACATGCCCCTGGCGCTGATGGCCTGTGCCCTCCGGAAGAAGGCCACAGTGTTCCGGCAGCCTCTGGTGGAGCAGCCCGAGGACTATGCCCTTCAGGTGAACGGGAGGCACGAGTACCTCTATGGCAGCTACCCGCTCTGCCAGTTTCAG TACATCTGCAGCTGCCTGCACAGTGGACTAACCCCCCACCTGACCATGGTCCACTCCTCCTCTATCCTTGCCATGCGGGATGAGCAGAGCAACCCTGCCCCCCAAGTCCAGAAGCCACGCGCCAAACCTCCCCCCATCCCTGCTAAGAAG cccTCCTCTGTGTCCCTGTGGTCCCTGGAGCAGCCGTTCTCCATTGAGCTGATCCAGGGCAGCAAAGTGAATGCAGATGAGCGGATGAAG ctggtTGTGCAGGCCGGGCTCTTCCATGGTAACGAGATGCTGTGTAAGACGGTATCCAGCTCCGAGGTGAGCGTGAGCTCAGAGCCCGTGTGGAAGCAGCGACTTGAGTTCGACATCAGTATCTGTGACCTGCCACGCATGGCCCGCCTCTGCTTTGCCCTCTATGCCGTCGTGGAGAAGGCTAAGAAGAAGTCCACCAAGAAAAAGTCCAAGAAGGCG GACTGTCCCATTGCCTGGGCCAACCTCATGCTGTTCGACTACAAAGATCAGCTCAAGACCGGGGAGCGCCGCCTCTACATGTGGCCCTCTGTCCCAG ATGACAAAGGAGAGCTGCTGAATCCTGCGGGCACCGTGCGCAGTAACCCCAACACAGAGAGCGCTGCTGCCCTGGTCATCTTCCTGCCCGAGGTGGCCGCCCATCCTGTCTACTTCCCTGCCCTGGAGAAG ATCCTGGAGCTGGGGCGTCACGGGGAGCGCGGGCGCATCACGGAGGAGGAG CTGCAGCTGCGGGAGATCCTGGAGAGGCGGGGGTCTGGGGAGCTGTACGAACACGAGAAGGACCTGATGTGGAAGATGCGCCATGAGGTCCAGGAGCACTTCCCAGAGGCGCTGGCCCGCCTGCTGCTGGTCACCAAGTGGAATAAACATGAGGATGTGGCCCAG ATGCTCTATTTGCTGTGCTCCTGGCCCGAGCTGCCTGTGCTGAGTGCCCTGGAGCTGCTGGACTTCAGCTTCCCCGACTCCTACGTGGGCTCCTTCGCCATCAAGTCCCTGCGGAAGCTGAC GGATGGCGAGCTTCTCCAGTACCTCCTGCAGCTGGTGCAAGTGCTCAAATACGAGTCCTACCTGGACTGCGAGTTGACCAAATTCTTGCTGGACCGAGCCCTGGCCAACCGCAAGATCGGCCACTTTCTCTTCTGGCACCTTcg ctctgaGATGCATGTACCATCAGTGGCCCTGCGCTTTGGCCTCATCATGGAAGCCTATTGCAGAGGCAGCACTCACCACATGAAGGTGCTGATGAAGCAG GGGGAAGCACTGAGCAAGCTTAAGTCACTGAATGACTTCGTGAAGGTGAGCTCTCAGAAGACCACCAAGCCCCAGGCCAAGGAGCTGATGCACATATGCATGCGGCAGGAGACCTACATGGAGGCCCTGTCCCACCTGCAGTCCCCGCTCGACCCCAGCACCCTGCTGGAGGAAGTCTG TGTGGAGCAGTGCACCTTCATGGACTCCAAGATGAAGCCGCTGTGGATCATGTACAGCAGCGAGGAGGCAGGCAGCGCTGGCAGCGTGGGCATCATCTTTAAGAACGGGGATG ACCTCCGCCAGGATATGCTGACCCTGCAGATGATCCAGCTCATGGACgtcctgtggaagcaggagggCCTGGACCTGAG GATGACCCCCTATGGCTGCCTCCCCACCGGAGACCGCACGGGTCTCATCGAGGTGGTCCTCCACTCGGACACCATTGCCAACATCCAGCTGAACAAGAGCAACATGGCAGCCACAGCCGCCTTCAACAAGGATGCCCTGCTCAACTGGCTCAAATCTAAGAACCCTGG GGAAGCCCTAGATCGGGCCATCGAGGAATTTACCCTCTCCTGTGCTGGCTACTGTGTGGCCACGTACGTGCTGGGCATTGGTGACCGACACAGCGACAACATCATGATTCGAGAGAGTGGGCAG CTGTTCCACATCGATTTTGGCCACTTTCTGGGGAACTTCAAGACCAAGTTTGGGATCAACCGTGAGCGCGTCCCCTTCATTCTCACGTATGACTTTGTCCACGTGATCCAGCAGGGGAAGACTAACAACAGTGAGAAATTTGAAAG GTTCCGTGGCTACTGTGAACGAGCCTACACCATCCTGCGGCGCCATGGGCtgctcttcctccatctctttgcCCTGATGCGTGCGGCAGGTCTGCCTGAGCTTAGCTGCTCCAAAGATATCCAGTATCTCAAG
- the Pik3cd gene encoding phosphatidylinositol 4,5-bisphosphate 3-kinase catalytic subunit delta isoform isoform X6 translates to MPPGVDCPMEFWTKEESQSVAVDFLLPTGVYLNFQVSRNANLSTIKQVLWHRAQYEPLFHMLSDPEAYVFTCVNQTAEQQELEDEQRRLCDIQPFLPVLRLVAREGDRVKKLVNSQISLLIGKGLHEFDSLRDPEVNDFRTKMRQFCEEAAAHRQQLGWEEWLQYSFPLQLEPSARSWRAGMLRVTNRALLVNVKFEGSEDSFTLQVSTQDMPLALMACALRKKATVFRQPLVEQPEDYALQVNGRHEYLYGSYPLCQFQSNPAPQVQKPRAKPPPIPAKKPSSVSLWSLEQPFSIELIQGSKVNADERMKLVVQAGLFHGNEMLCKTVSSSEVSVSSEPVWKQRLEFDISICDLPRMARLCFALYAVVEKAKKKSTKKKSKKADCPIAWANLMLFDYKDQLKTGERRLYMWPSVPDDKGELLNPAGTVRSNPNTESAAALVIFLPEVAAHPVYFPALEKILELGRHGERGRITEEEQLQLREILERRGSGELYEHEKDLMWKMRHEVQEHFPEALARLLLVTKWNKHEDVAQLSQMLYLLCSWPELPVLSALELLDFSFPDSYVGSFAIKSLRKLTDGELLQYLLQLVQVLKYESYLDCELTKFLLDRALANRKIGHFLFWHLRSEMHVPSVALRFGLIMEAYCRGSTHHMKVLMKQGEALSKLKSLNDFVKVSSQKTTKPQAKELMHICMRQETYMEALSHLQSPLDPSTLLEEVCVEQCTFMDSKMKPLWIMYSSEEAGSAGSVGIIFKNGDDLRQDMLTLQMIQLMDVLWKQEGLDLRMTPYGCLPTGDRTGLIEVVLHSDTIANIQLNKSNMAATAAFNKDALLNWLKSKNPGEALDRAIEEFTLSCAGYCVATYVLGIGDRHSDNIMIRESGQLFHIDFGHFLGNFKTKFGINRERVPFILTYDFVHVIQQGKTNNSEKFERFRGYCERAYTILRRHGLLFLHLFALMRAAGLPELSCSKDIQYLKDSLALGKTEEEALKHFRVKFNEALRESWKTKVNWLAHNVSKDNRQ, encoded by the exons GTGCTGTGGCACCGTGCCCAGTACGAGCCGCTCTTCCACATGCTCAGTGACCCCGAGGCTTACGTGTTCACCTGCGTGAACCAGACAGCGGAGCAGCAGGAGTTGGAGGATGAGCAGCGGAGGCTGTGTGATATCCAGCCCTTCCTGCCCGTGCTGCGCCTGGTGGCTCGAGAGGGTGACCGCGTGAAGAAGCTGGTCAACTCTCAGATCAGCCTCCTCATCGGCAAAG GTCTCCACGAGTTTGATTCCCTGCGGGACCCGGAAGTGAATGACTTCCGCACTAAGATGCGCCAGTTCTGTGAAGAGGCCGCGGCTCACCGCCAGCAGCTGGGCTGGGAGGAATGGCTGCAGTATAGCTTCCCCCTGCAGCTGGAGCCCTCAGCGAGGAGCTGGCGGGCGGGCATGCTGCGCGTCACCAACCGAGCCCTGCTGGTTAACGTGAAATTCGAGGGTAGTGAG GACAGCTTCACCTTACAGGTATCCACCCAGGACATGCCCCTGGCGCTGATGGCCTGTGCCCTCCGGAAGAAGGCCACAGTGTTCCGGCAGCCTCTGGTGGAGCAGCCCGAGGACTATGCCCTTCAGGTGAACGGGAGGCACGAGTACCTCTATGGCAGCTACCCGCTCTGCCAGTTTCAG AGCAACCCTGCCCCCCAAGTCCAGAAGCCACGCGCCAAACCTCCCCCCATCCCTGCTAAGAAG cccTCCTCTGTGTCCCTGTGGTCCCTGGAGCAGCCGTTCTCCATTGAGCTGATCCAGGGCAGCAAAGTGAATGCAGATGAGCGGATGAAG ctggtTGTGCAGGCCGGGCTCTTCCATGGTAACGAGATGCTGTGTAAGACGGTATCCAGCTCCGAGGTGAGCGTGAGCTCAGAGCCCGTGTGGAAGCAGCGACTTGAGTTCGACATCAGTATCTGTGACCTGCCACGCATGGCCCGCCTCTGCTTTGCCCTCTATGCCGTCGTGGAGAAGGCTAAGAAGAAGTCCACCAAGAAAAAGTCCAAGAAGGCG GACTGTCCCATTGCCTGGGCCAACCTCATGCTGTTCGACTACAAAGATCAGCTCAAGACCGGGGAGCGCCGCCTCTACATGTGGCCCTCTGTCCCAG ATGACAAAGGAGAGCTGCTGAATCCTGCGGGCACCGTGCGCAGTAACCCCAACACAGAGAGCGCTGCTGCCCTGGTCATCTTCCTGCCCGAGGTGGCCGCCCATCCTGTCTACTTCCCTGCCCTGGAGAAG ATCCTGGAGCTGGGGCGTCACGGGGAGCGCGGGCGCATCACGGAGGAGGAG CAGCTGCAGCTGCGGGAGATCCTGGAGAGGCGGGGGTCTGGGGAGCTGTACGAACACGAGAAGGACCTGATGTGGAAGATGCGCCATGAGGTCCAGGAGCACTTCCCAGAGGCGCTGGCCCGCCTGCTGCTGGTCACCAAGTGGAATAAACATGAGGATGTGGCCCAG CTGTCCCAGATGCTCTATTTGCTGTGCTCCTGGCCCGAGCTGCCTGTGCTGAGTGCCCTGGAGCTGCTGGACTTCAGCTTCCCCGACTCCTACGTGGGCTCCTTCGCCATCAAGTCCCTGCGGAAGCTGAC GGATGGCGAGCTTCTCCAGTACCTCCTGCAGCTGGTGCAAGTGCTCAAATACGAGTCCTACCTGGACTGCGAGTTGACCAAATTCTTGCTGGACCGAGCCCTGGCCAACCGCAAGATCGGCCACTTTCTCTTCTGGCACCTTcg ctctgaGATGCATGTACCATCAGTGGCCCTGCGCTTTGGCCTCATCATGGAAGCCTATTGCAGAGGCAGCACTCACCACATGAAGGTGCTGATGAAGCAG GGGGAAGCACTGAGCAAGCTTAAGTCACTGAATGACTTCGTGAAGGTGAGCTCTCAGAAGACCACCAAGCCCCAGGCCAAGGAGCTGATGCACATATGCATGCGGCAGGAGACCTACATGGAGGCCCTGTCCCACCTGCAGTCCCCGCTCGACCCCAGCACCCTGCTGGAGGAAGTCTG TGTGGAGCAGTGCACCTTCATGGACTCCAAGATGAAGCCGCTGTGGATCATGTACAGCAGCGAGGAGGCAGGCAGCGCTGGCAGCGTGGGCATCATCTTTAAGAACGGGGATG ACCTCCGCCAGGATATGCTGACCCTGCAGATGATCCAGCTCATGGACgtcctgtggaagcaggagggCCTGGACCTGAG GATGACCCCCTATGGCTGCCTCCCCACCGGAGACCGCACGGGTCTCATCGAGGTGGTCCTCCACTCGGACACCATTGCCAACATCCAGCTGAACAAGAGCAACATGGCAGCCACAGCCGCCTTCAACAAGGATGCCCTGCTCAACTGGCTCAAATCTAAGAACCCTGG GGAAGCCCTAGATCGGGCCATCGAGGAATTTACCCTCTCCTGTGCTGGCTACTGTGTGGCCACGTACGTGCTGGGCATTGGTGACCGACACAGCGACAACATCATGATTCGAGAGAGTGGGCAG CTGTTCCACATCGATTTTGGCCACTTTCTGGGGAACTTCAAGACCAAGTTTGGGATCAACCGTGAGCGCGTCCCCTTCATTCTCACGTATGACTTTGTCCACGTGATCCAGCAGGGGAAGACTAACAACAGTGAGAAATTTGAAAG GTTCCGTGGCTACTGTGAACGAGCCTACACCATCCTGCGGCGCCATGGGCtgctcttcctccatctctttgcCCTGATGCGTGCGGCAGGTCTGCCTGAGCTTAGCTGCTCCAAAGATATCCAGTATCTCAAG
- the Pik3cd gene encoding phosphatidylinositol 4,5-bisphosphate 3-kinase catalytic subunit delta isoform isoform X3 — protein sequence MPPGVDCPMEFWTKEESQSVAVDFLLPTGVYLNFQVSRNANLSTIKQVLWHRAQYEPLFHMLSDPEAYVFTCVNQTAEQQELEDEQRRLCDIQPFLPVLRLVAREGDRVKKLVNSQISLLIGKGLHEFDSLRDPEVNDFRTKMRQFCEEAAAHRQQLGWEEWLQYSFPLQLEPSARSWRAGMLRVTNRALLVNVKFEGSEDSFTLQVSTQDMPLALMACALRKKATVFRQPLVEQPEDYALQVNGRHEYLYGSYPLCQFQYICSCLHSGLTPHLTMVHSSSILAMRDEQSNPAPQVQKPRAKPPPIPAKKPSSVSLWSLEQPFSIELIQGSKVNADERMKLVVQAGLFHGNEMLCKTVSSSEVSVSSEPVWKQRLEFDISICDLPRMARLCFALYAVVEKAKKKSTKKKSKKADCPIAWANLMLFDYKDQLKTGERRLYMWPSVPDDKGELLNPAGTVRSNPNTESAAALVIFLPEVAAHPVYFPALEKILELGRHGERGRITEEEQLQLREILERRGSGELYEHEKDLMWKMRHEVQEHFPEALARLLLVTKWNKHEDVAQMLYLLCSWPELPVLSALELLDFSFPDSYVGSFAIKSLRKLTDGELLQYLLQLVQVLKYESYLDCELTKFLLDRALANRKIGHFLFWHLRSEMHVPSVALRFGLIMEAYCRGSTHHMKVLMKQGEALSKLKSLNDFVKVSSQKTTKPQAKELMHICMRQETYMEALSHLQSPLDPSTLLEEVCVEQCTFMDSKMKPLWIMYSSEEAGSAGSVGIIFKNGDDLRQDMLTLQMIQLMDVLWKQEGLDLRMTPYGCLPTGDRTGLIEVVLHSDTIANIQLNKSNMAATAAFNKDALLNWLKSKNPGEALDRAIEEFTLSCAGYCVATYVLGIGDRHSDNIMIRESGQLFHIDFGHFLGNFKTKFGINRERVPFILTYDFVHVIQQGKTNNSEKFERFRGYCERAYTILRRHGLLFLHLFALMRAAGLPELSCSKDIQYLKDSLALGKTEEEALKHFRVKFNEALRESWKTKVNWLAHNVSKDNRQ from the exons GTGCTGTGGCACCGTGCCCAGTACGAGCCGCTCTTCCACATGCTCAGTGACCCCGAGGCTTACGTGTTCACCTGCGTGAACCAGACAGCGGAGCAGCAGGAGTTGGAGGATGAGCAGCGGAGGCTGTGTGATATCCAGCCCTTCCTGCCCGTGCTGCGCCTGGTGGCTCGAGAGGGTGACCGCGTGAAGAAGCTGGTCAACTCTCAGATCAGCCTCCTCATCGGCAAAG GTCTCCACGAGTTTGATTCCCTGCGGGACCCGGAAGTGAATGACTTCCGCACTAAGATGCGCCAGTTCTGTGAAGAGGCCGCGGCTCACCGCCAGCAGCTGGGCTGGGAGGAATGGCTGCAGTATAGCTTCCCCCTGCAGCTGGAGCCCTCAGCGAGGAGCTGGCGGGCGGGCATGCTGCGCGTCACCAACCGAGCCCTGCTGGTTAACGTGAAATTCGAGGGTAGTGAG GACAGCTTCACCTTACAGGTATCCACCCAGGACATGCCCCTGGCGCTGATGGCCTGTGCCCTCCGGAAGAAGGCCACAGTGTTCCGGCAGCCTCTGGTGGAGCAGCCCGAGGACTATGCCCTTCAGGTGAACGGGAGGCACGAGTACCTCTATGGCAGCTACCCGCTCTGCCAGTTTCAG TACATCTGCAGCTGCCTGCACAGTGGACTAACCCCCCACCTGACCATGGTCCACTCCTCCTCTATCCTTGCCATGCGGGATGAGCAGAGCAACCCTGCCCCCCAAGTCCAGAAGCCACGCGCCAAACCTCCCCCCATCCCTGCTAAGAAG cccTCCTCTGTGTCCCTGTGGTCCCTGGAGCAGCCGTTCTCCATTGAGCTGATCCAGGGCAGCAAAGTGAATGCAGATGAGCGGATGAAG ctggtTGTGCAGGCCGGGCTCTTCCATGGTAACGAGATGCTGTGTAAGACGGTATCCAGCTCCGAGGTGAGCGTGAGCTCAGAGCCCGTGTGGAAGCAGCGACTTGAGTTCGACATCAGTATCTGTGACCTGCCACGCATGGCCCGCCTCTGCTTTGCCCTCTATGCCGTCGTGGAGAAGGCTAAGAAGAAGTCCACCAAGAAAAAGTCCAAGAAGGCG GACTGTCCCATTGCCTGGGCCAACCTCATGCTGTTCGACTACAAAGATCAGCTCAAGACCGGGGAGCGCCGCCTCTACATGTGGCCCTCTGTCCCAG ATGACAAAGGAGAGCTGCTGAATCCTGCGGGCACCGTGCGCAGTAACCCCAACACAGAGAGCGCTGCTGCCCTGGTCATCTTCCTGCCCGAGGTGGCCGCCCATCCTGTCTACTTCCCTGCCCTGGAGAAG ATCCTGGAGCTGGGGCGTCACGGGGAGCGCGGGCGCATCACGGAGGAGGAG CAGCTGCAGCTGCGGGAGATCCTGGAGAGGCGGGGGTCTGGGGAGCTGTACGAACACGAGAAGGACCTGATGTGGAAGATGCGCCATGAGGTCCAGGAGCACTTCCCAGAGGCGCTGGCCCGCCTGCTGCTGGTCACCAAGTGGAATAAACATGAGGATGTGGCCCAG ATGCTCTATTTGCTGTGCTCCTGGCCCGAGCTGCCTGTGCTGAGTGCCCTGGAGCTGCTGGACTTCAGCTTCCCCGACTCCTACGTGGGCTCCTTCGCCATCAAGTCCCTGCGGAAGCTGAC GGATGGCGAGCTTCTCCAGTACCTCCTGCAGCTGGTGCAAGTGCTCAAATACGAGTCCTACCTGGACTGCGAGTTGACCAAATTCTTGCTGGACCGAGCCCTGGCCAACCGCAAGATCGGCCACTTTCTCTTCTGGCACCTTcg ctctgaGATGCATGTACCATCAGTGGCCCTGCGCTTTGGCCTCATCATGGAAGCCTATTGCAGAGGCAGCACTCACCACATGAAGGTGCTGATGAAGCAG GGGGAAGCACTGAGCAAGCTTAAGTCACTGAATGACTTCGTGAAGGTGAGCTCTCAGAAGACCACCAAGCCCCAGGCCAAGGAGCTGATGCACATATGCATGCGGCAGGAGACCTACATGGAGGCCCTGTCCCACCTGCAGTCCCCGCTCGACCCCAGCACCCTGCTGGAGGAAGTCTG TGTGGAGCAGTGCACCTTCATGGACTCCAAGATGAAGCCGCTGTGGATCATGTACAGCAGCGAGGAGGCAGGCAGCGCTGGCAGCGTGGGCATCATCTTTAAGAACGGGGATG ACCTCCGCCAGGATATGCTGACCCTGCAGATGATCCAGCTCATGGACgtcctgtggaagcaggagggCCTGGACCTGAG GATGACCCCCTATGGCTGCCTCCCCACCGGAGACCGCACGGGTCTCATCGAGGTGGTCCTCCACTCGGACACCATTGCCAACATCCAGCTGAACAAGAGCAACATGGCAGCCACAGCCGCCTTCAACAAGGATGCCCTGCTCAACTGGCTCAAATCTAAGAACCCTGG GGAAGCCCTAGATCGGGCCATCGAGGAATTTACCCTCTCCTGTGCTGGCTACTGTGTGGCCACGTACGTGCTGGGCATTGGTGACCGACACAGCGACAACATCATGATTCGAGAGAGTGGGCAG CTGTTCCACATCGATTTTGGCCACTTTCTGGGGAACTTCAAGACCAAGTTTGGGATCAACCGTGAGCGCGTCCCCTTCATTCTCACGTATGACTTTGTCCACGTGATCCAGCAGGGGAAGACTAACAACAGTGAGAAATTTGAAAG GTTCCGTGGCTACTGTGAACGAGCCTACACCATCCTGCGGCGCCATGGGCtgctcttcctccatctctttgcCCTGATGCGTGCGGCAGGTCTGCCTGAGCTTAGCTGCTCCAAAGATATCCAGTATCTCAAG